A stretch of DNA from Aurantiacibacter atlanticus:
TTCGCGAGCTGACCGCACTGATCGAACAGCGCGGCAAGCCAGGCATGATCGTCAGCGACAATGGCACCGAGCTCACCAGCAACGCTGTGCTGGCATGGTGCGGCGAGGTCGGCGTGGAGTGGCATTACATCGCGCCCGGAAGGCCGATGCAGAATGGCTATGTCGAGAGCTTCAATGGCCGGATGCGGGACGAACTGCTCAACGAGACGCTGTTCTTGAGTATGGCCCATGCCCGTGTCGAGATCGCGGCCTGGGTCGAAGACTACAATCGGGAGCGACCACACTCGTCTCTCGGTTACGCAACACCGGCGGCGTTCGCCGCTGAACTGGATAAGCAATGGCCTGCTTCGCTACGCCCTACGGGCTCCGCTACGCAGCCCATTGCTTCAACCGCGCTGATGCGCAAAACAACCGCCCGGCTCTAATCCCAGCTGGGGGAAAGCTGGGGGTCACGTCACTTGGGTGGCCCACGGTAAAGAAGCTTCGAAGGCAGACCAAGCACCAGATTCAAAAGAAAACCCCTTCAATAATTTAGACTATTTTGTTCAGCGTTGTCAGTCTGCCGAAACGAGGGGTGTCGAAGTAGGATCTGATGCTTTTCGTATTATAGCCGAATTCATCGGTAGCGAAATTGATCGCAAGCTTGTCGAATCGGCCGGAAATAAAATCGTCGGCGGTGCTCGCCATGTTGATGATTTTTTCTTAGGTGTCCGGACAGAATCTGACGCTCAAGTGGTTTTGTCCGCACTGCGAAGCGTACTGTCAGAATATCACTTTCAACTTAACGATTCAAAGACAAAAATTGTTAGTGGTTTGGTGCCGCTCAATGAAATTTGGGCTCAGGATTTAAGAAGAAAAGTTGCTCAATTAAGTAAATACACAAACAACCGCGATCGACTGGTTCAAGTTCTAAATGAATCAACGGAATTAGCCGGAAACTTAGGCACCGATAGTCCGGTAAAAATCTTCTTAAGAGGTGTAGACGAGGCAAGTGTTTATGATCGGGATACAGAGTGGGGCTCACTAGAGCCATACCTCCAGCGCATTTGCTTTCATCATGCTCACTGCATCGACTACGTGTTCTTGCTCGTCGTGAAGCGATTTGCAACAGGTCGAAAACTCGACACCGAAGGTTGGTGCGAGGTTGCAAATGAGCTAATTCGTAAGGCTGGCGCCTTTGGTCACGACCATGAAATGCTTTGGAGCCTTTGGCTGCTCGTCTCGTTGCGCTCAGTATTCCACGAAGATCTAGGTTTCGTGGACAAAGGTTGCATACCAGCCATCTGTTGGTAAGTGAGGGAATTGAACAATTAATTTCTGTGGAGACAATCGAGTGCGTGGAGCATATTTGCTGATAGCTTTTTCGGCGGCGCTGGCAGCATGCGGGCAGTCAACCGATCAAACGGCATCTTCAAATGGCGCGGAACAAGCTCAGAATCGGTCGGCACCGGCTGCGGGCGAGAGCAATGGCGATTGGTCATCACTCAGCGAATATGTCGGTCAACATCCCGTGGATAGCAAATTTTACGACGAAAGCCCGATAGCGCCGCAACTCAGGAACCTTCTGGGAGACAAGCTGAACGTGCTGATGCAGAACAGCGACACAGCCGCCCCCTTGCAACGCGATGGCGAAGTTTTCTTCACGTCGGGCAACAAGGATAATGAGGGGGGTAGCGACGCATTCTATCTGCTCGTCGATCCGTCAGCCAAGGCTGTCGAGGTCGGCCTTTGGGAAAACGGCGAGTTGACCGTTTATAAGACCCCGGGTTCCGACATTCCGAAACCGCAAGATATCCAGACGACAATATCGAACACGGAGATGTAGACGTCGCTGTCGAGCGGCAGGAACGAAGAGCAATCCTTGACGCGTAACTCATCCGCTGATTCAAGACTATCTTTTGGAGGCAGTCTTGGGCGAACGGATTGGCGTTACGGATGAAGAGTGGGAATTAATCGAGCCGCTGCTGCCGCCGGAACGCGGTCGTGGCTGTCGCCCGGCGCAGCATAACCGGCCCTACTTCGAGGGCATGATGTGGATCGCGCGGACCGGGGCTCAGTGGCGGCATCTTCCCGACGAGTATGGCAAGTGGAACAGCGTGTTCAGACGCTATCGACGATGGGTTGCGACCGGAGTGTTTGATGCCATGCTCGAGACACTGGCCGAGCTGGCGGGCCGGGACACTTCCGCCGACATGATCGACAGCACGGTTGTCCGGGCACATCATTGTGCAGTCGGCATAAAAAGGGGACTCAGCAAAGAGAGGCGCTTGGCCGATCGCGAGGCGGCTTTTCCACCAAGCTCCACGCAAGATGCGACGCCAGAGGGCTACCGCTCGGCTTCGTGCTGACACCCGGACAGGCGCACGATGTGCAGGGCTTTGCTCCGCTGTTCCGCTTGATAACCGACCGGATCGAGGCTTTCCTGGCAGACCGGGGCTACGATGCCGATGCGATCCGCGATGAGATCGAGGCGGCAGGCGTCGAAGCTGTCATCCCGGCCAAAACCAACCGGCGCAATCCCGCCCCGCACGATCGTGCGAAATACAGGTGGCGCAATCAGATCGAGCGGCTGTTCAACAAGCTCAAGAACTGGCGAAGGATCGCAACCCGATACGACAAGACCAAGGAATCCTACCTCGGCTTCGTTGCGCTTGCTTCAGTCAAACTCTGGATACCCTTTGTCCACGAAGCCTAGTTAAGTTCGTTTGCGATTATTCAGGTGTTTATTCAAACGCTATGTTGATAGTAGCGAAACAAGATGGTAGGATACAGTCTCTACCCTTAAAATTTGGAGACAAGATCGCAACGGATGGTGATCGATGGCTCGAAGGCTTGGTGGCAAGAAGTTGTGGCTACTCGAACGCTAAGTTCAAAGGTGCTTTCGCTGAGGAATTTTCACACCTTGCAGACAAGGGGCTGCGGTTCATCGACTTTGACGCTCACATTGAGGCGGTAAGAAAACATGATGCGGACGCCATAAGTCACACTCGATACGGCTATGATTCTGATAAAAATGAAAACGACGGCTGGCTCGCCAAAGATGATGATGATGATGATGATTACGCGTTTTAGAGGGGCCGTCACCACCCTTGACCACCACACCAAATCCAACTAAGTGCGCCCCCATCCAAGGCTAGCCTCGCGCCAGTCATGGTCAGATAGAGCTGAACATTGCCGGTCATGTCCCGGGGCTCCTCACTTACAGGCGAGGGGCTCTTTTCTATTGAGGTGGTAGCGATACCGCCGGGGCAGCCGCCAAAGTAACCCGGTGCCACTGGTTCGGGTGGAGTGTTTTCAGGCTCGTGCAGCATCCGCGTCCGGCGGGTTGGGGGTAATGTCCTCCGGCAGGCCGGATTGATCGGACGAAGTTTCGCACGGTCTTTTTAAACAATCCACGCAGCTACGGCGCCAAGAGGCCTGGTTTTCGCCTCGCTATCGGAATGTGGTCCGCCTTTGGGCACCCGCGCTCCTTTCAGCAAAAGTGGGAACCGGTTTTGCGCCCGAATGGGTGCGCTGGGGTGACAATGTCGTCGCCCCAGACAATTAGGTGAAGAGAAACGAATGCCGACTATCAACCAGCTGGTGCGTAACCCGCGCAAGCCCGTCAAGGCCAAGAGCAAAGTGCCTGCGATGGAAGCCAACCCGCAAAAGCGCGGTGTTTGCACGCGCGTCTATACGACGACTCCGAAAAAGCCGAACTCGGCGCTGCGCAAGGTTGCGAAGGTTCGCCTGACCAACCAGCGCGAAGTCATCGCCTATATTCCGGGCGAGGGCCACAATCTGCAGGAACACTCCGTGGTGCTGATCCGCGGCGGCAAGGTCCGCGACCTTCCCGGCGTGCGCTATCATGTGCTGCGCGGCGTGCTCGATACGCAGGGTGTGAAGGATC
This window harbors:
- a CDS encoding RNA-directed DNA polymerase, giving the protein MAHGKEASKADQAPDSKENPFNNLDYFVQRCQSAETRGVEVGSDAFRIIAEFIGSEIDRKLVESAGNKIVGGARHVDDFFLGVRTESDAQVVLSALRSVLSEYHFQLNDSKTKIVSGLVPLNEIWAQDLRRKVAQLSKYTNNRDRLVQVLNESTELAGNLGTDSPVKIFLRGVDEASVYDRDTEWGSLEPYLQRICFHHAHCIDYVFLLVVKRFATGRKLDTEGWCEVANELIRKAGAFGHDHEMLWSLWLLVSLRSVFHEDLGFVDKGCIPAICW
- the rpsL gene encoding 30S ribosomal protein S12, which codes for MPTINQLVRNPRKPVKAKSKVPAMEANPQKRGVCTRVYTTTPKKPNSALRKVAKVRLTNQREVIAYIPGEGHNLQEHSVVLIRGGKVRDLPGVRYHVLRGVLDTQGVKDRRQSRSKYGAKRPK